Proteins encoded within one genomic window of Blattabacterium cuenoti:
- the mtaB gene encoding tRNA (N(6)-L-threonylcarbamoyladenosine(37)-C(2))-methylthiotransferase MtaB, whose amino-acid sequence MKKKVAFYTIGCKLNYAETSTIARKFSDLNYEHVSFNGFADIYVINSCSVTKNAETEFKCIVRYAMRKNEKAFVIAIGCYAQLYPKEVSEIIGVDLVLGYEEKFHIIDYLNQINFSKKNSPAKILFSKETCSYSYFSSYSIGYRTRSFLKIQDGCDYKCSYCVIPIARGPSRSESIETILKNIKYLLKKGVKEIVLTGINIGDYGKKIFHKNERRTYTFFDLIQEINQIKEIEMGRIRLSSIEPNLLKNECIEFLSKSKHFVPHFHIPFQSGSNYILGKMQRRYRKELYQEKVKTIRHLIPNAYIGSDVIVGFPGETHRYFLETYHFMKKLDISSFHIFTYSHRPNTKSYYNTQQGDHVSKKIQKKRNKILRILSKRKYRFFCEKQIHTKKTVLFEKNSNNEYLYGYTENYIRTKISFIPTFINTLQDVILKEIDEKDGIMIAQSIHEMNST is encoded by the coding sequence ATGAAAAAAAAAGTTGCATTTTATACGATAGGTTGTAAACTAAATTACGCAGAAACTTCTACGATTGCAAGAAAATTTTCTGATTTGAATTATGAACATGTTTCTTTCAATGGGTTTGCAGATATTTATGTGATCAATAGTTGTTCTGTCACAAAAAATGCGGAGACTGAATTTAAGTGTATTGTCCGTTATGCTATGAGGAAAAACGAAAAAGCTTTTGTTATTGCAATAGGATGTTATGCTCAACTTTATCCTAAAGAAGTCTCTGAAATAATCGGAGTTGATCTCGTGTTAGGTTATGAAGAAAAATTTCATATCATAGATTATTTGAATCAAATCAATTTTTCAAAAAAAAATTCTCCTGCAAAGATTCTGTTTTCAAAGGAAACATGTTCTTATTCTTATTTTTCATCATATTCTATTGGATATCGAACTCGTTCTTTTTTAAAAATCCAGGATGGATGTGATTACAAGTGTAGTTATTGTGTCATTCCTATAGCAAGAGGTCCTTCTCGTTCTGAGAGTATAGAAACTATATTAAAAAATATCAAATATCTTTTAAAAAAAGGAGTTAAAGAAATTGTATTAACAGGAATTAACATTGGAGACTATGGAAAAAAAATATTTCATAAAAATGAACGTCGGACATATACCTTTTTTGATTTGATACAGGAAATCAATCAAATAAAAGAAATAGAAATGGGAAGAATTCGGTTATCTTCAATAGAACCTAATTTGTTAAAAAATGAATGTATTGAATTTTTGTCAAAAAGTAAACATTTTGTTCCTCATTTTCATATTCCTTTCCAATCTGGAAGTAATTATATTTTGGGAAAAATGCAGAGACGTTATAGAAAAGAGCTTTATCAAGAAAAAGTAAAAACAATACGTCATTTAATACCAAATGCTTATATAGGTTCAGATGTTATTGTGGGATTTCCTGGAGAAACACATAGATATTTTTTAGAAACTTATCATTTCATGAAAAAACTAGATATTTCATCTTTTCACATATTTACCTATTCTCATAGACCGAATACAAAATCGTATTATAATACCCAGCAAGGGGATCACGTCTCTAAAAAAATACAGAAAAAACGAAACAAAATACTAAGAATTCTTTCAAAAAGAAAATATCGTTTTTTTTGTGAAAAACAAATTCATACAAAAAAAACGGTATTGTTTGAAAAAAACTCTAATAATGAATATTTGTATGGATATACAGAAAATTATATTAGAACAAAAATTTCTTTTATTCCAACATTTATAAATACATTACAAGATGTCATTTTAAAAGAAATAGATGAAAAAGATGGGATTATGATTGCTCAATCTATTCATGAAATGAATTCTACCTGA
- the rsmG gene encoding 16S rRNA (guanine(527)-N(7))-methyltransferase RsmG, giving the protein MELIQKYFPDLLNKQIDQLSSLKKLYAYWNASVNVISKKTFHDFYQKHVLFCLGIAKVFPFFYGSRVLDLGTGGGFPGIPLSIVFPCTEFILVDSINKKIKIVEEIIKNLHLKNAHAICIRAEKLENKFDFVVSRAVAKTYKIQNWIKNKFRYKLNPIIPNGSLFLKGGDLDKELKQFPHAVEYPLSHYFNEPFFITKKVIWISNQ; this is encoded by the coding sequence ATGGAATTGATTCAAAAATATTTTCCAGATTTATTGAATAAACAAATTGATCAATTATCATCTTTAAAAAAATTATATGCATACTGGAATGCTTCTGTAAATGTGATTTCTAAAAAAACATTTCACGATTTTTATCAAAAACATGTCCTTTTTTGTTTAGGAATTGCTAAAGTTTTTCCTTTTTTTTATGGATCCCGTGTTCTGGATTTGGGAACGGGAGGTGGATTTCCAGGAATTCCTTTATCCATAGTTTTTCCTTGTACAGAGTTTATATTGGTTGATTCTATTAATAAGAAAATAAAAATTGTAGAGGAAATTATAAAAAATTTGCATTTAAAAAATGCACATGCTATTTGTATACGTGCAGAAAAATTAGAAAATAAATTTGATTTTGTTGTGAGTAGAGCTGTAGCAAAAACATACAAAATACAGAATTGGATTAAAAATAAATTTCGATATAAATTGAATCCAATCATTCCAAATGGATCCTTATTTTTAAAAGGAGGAGACCTTGATAAGGAACTAAAACAATTTCCTCATGCAGTAGAATATCCTCTATCTCATTATTTTAATGAACCATTTTTTATTACTAAAAAAGTGATTTGGATTTCTAATCAATAA
- the metK gene encoding methionine adenosyltransferase, which produces MTYLFTSESVSEGHPDKISDQISDAILDHFLAYDPEAKVAIETLVTTGQIVLSGEVNSKVWVNVHKIARDLLRKIGYTKNEYRFNADSCGVISSIQEQSIDLFKGIQRSNKEEQGSGDQGIVFGYAVKETENYMPLTLEMSHNLLKELSFIRNEGEEMTYLRPDAKSQVTLEYSDKNVPIHIHSIVISTQHDEFDTKEKMHERIVHDIKNILIPRVKRNILSKKIKKLFTDQTKYYINSTGQFVIGGPHGDTGLTGRKIIVDTYGGRGSHGGGAFSGKDSSKVDRSGAYAARHIAKNLVASGIADELLIQISYAVGVAEPIGIFVNTYGTSNYLDEEIVVKIKKIFDLRPYAIEKRLKLRHPIYEETAAYGHMGKNPRKVCKSFSDIEGNKKKQEVELFTWEKLDYFSILKEVFNMSKNRYFY; this is translated from the coding sequence ATGACTTATTTATTTACTAGTGAATCTGTTTCAGAGGGACATCCTGATAAAATTTCCGATCAAATATCGGACGCTATATTAGATCATTTTTTGGCATATGATCCAGAAGCAAAAGTCGCTATAGAAACTTTAGTGACTACAGGTCAAATTGTATTGTCTGGAGAAGTGAATTCTAAAGTTTGGGTGAATGTTCATAAAATTGCACGTGATCTCCTTAGAAAAATTGGATATACTAAAAATGAATATAGATTCAATGCGGATTCTTGTGGAGTGATTTCTTCTATTCAAGAACAGTCTATAGATTTATTCAAAGGAATTCAACGTTCTAATAAAGAAGAACAAGGATCTGGAGATCAAGGAATCGTATTTGGATATGCGGTTAAGGAAACAGAAAATTATATGCCTTTAACATTAGAAATGTCACATAATTTATTGAAAGAACTTTCATTCATACGAAATGAAGGAGAAGAAATGACTTATTTACGTCCAGATGCAAAATCACAAGTGACTTTAGAGTATTCGGATAAAAATGTTCCTATTCATATTCACTCTATCGTCATTTCTACTCAGCATGATGAATTTGATACAAAAGAAAAAATGCATGAACGTATTGTTCACGATATTAAAAATATATTAATTCCAAGGGTTAAAAGAAATATCCTCTCTAAGAAAATAAAAAAATTGTTTACGGATCAAACAAAATATTACATAAATTCTACAGGTCAATTTGTTATTGGTGGGCCTCATGGAGATACAGGTCTTACCGGTAGAAAAATTATCGTAGATACTTATGGAGGAAGAGGTTCACACGGAGGAGGTGCTTTTTCTGGAAAGGATTCTTCTAAAGTAGATAGATCTGGAGCTTATGCAGCTAGACATATTGCTAAAAATCTTGTTGCGTCAGGAATTGCAGATGAATTATTGATACAAATATCCTATGCTGTAGGAGTAGCAGAACCCATAGGAATTTTTGTGAACACTTATGGAACATCTAATTATCTAGATGAAGAGATCGTAGTCAAAATAAAGAAAATTTTTGACTTACGACCTTACGCTATAGAAAAAAGATTAAAATTACGTCATCCTATATATGAAGAAACTGCTGCTTATGGGCATATGGGAAAGAACCCAAGAAAAGTATGTAAGTCTTTTTCGGATATAGAAGGAAATAAAAAAAAACAAGAAGTTGAACTTTTTACATGGGAAAAATTGGACTATTTCTCTATCCTAAAGGAAGTTTTTAATATGTCAAAAAATAGGTATTTTTATTAG
- the dnaG gene encoding DNA primase codes for MISKETIKRIFSVSCIEEVIGDFVSLKKSGINYRGLSPFSNEKTPSLIVSPTKKIWKDFSSGKGGNIITFLMEHEHFTYVESLHFLAKKYEINIHEETDLKKRDHKKNLYLMQDYAKRFFINQLWFTKEGKEKGLSYLIKQRGFNMKIIHEFELGYAPSSWSFFTEKALKKGFKIGDLKKYGLTVLNKKSNNYFDCFRKRVIFPIHNLSGMVIGFGGRTIESSSNNNNSRRRKRNIISSSFRSIIKYLNSSESNLFQKSKILYGLLQAKTAILKENFCYLVEGYTDVISLHQSGIKNVVSSSGTAITVDQILLIKKFTKTIVLFYDGDKSGIQASLRGINMFLEQEMNLRILFLSDGEDPDSLSKKYSSSQLKDFIEKNSYNFVSFKKKVYEKFHKDDPIKKSFLVINILNSISKISNVIQQELYLQEASKVLELRQEILISEFQRIRSLKKKKRKFLNEKKVVLRSPKNNLLLMEEKLIQFILNHGNQIIKKGKQEITVIEEILHIFECHGLRFALDSNQKLFDKICNRNNGKLKISKKQNKKSCYSLSKWDKKGIEVSSEKENIDKYLTDMLLRYQLQYILKSIQQEIMHFQKNIESDDEKRNHIIKKIMHLTNRKNELNKKLHRYV; via the coding sequence ATGATTTCTAAAGAAACTATAAAACGAATATTTTCAGTTTCCTGCATTGAAGAAGTTATAGGAGATTTTGTTTCCTTAAAAAAAAGTGGAATCAATTATAGAGGACTGAGTCCATTTTCTAATGAAAAAACGCCTTCTCTCATCGTTTCTCCTACAAAAAAAATATGGAAAGATTTTAGTTCTGGAAAAGGTGGGAATATTATAACTTTTCTTATGGAACACGAACATTTCACTTATGTCGAATCATTACATTTTTTAGCTAAAAAATACGAGATAAATATTCATGAAGAAACAGATCTTAAAAAGAGAGACCATAAAAAAAATTTATACTTAATGCAAGATTATGCAAAACGTTTTTTTATCAATCAATTGTGGTTTACAAAAGAAGGAAAAGAAAAGGGATTGAGTTATTTGATAAAACAAAGAGGATTTAATATGAAAATAATTCATGAATTTGAATTAGGTTATGCACCTTCTTCTTGGAGTTTTTTTACAGAAAAAGCCTTAAAAAAAGGATTCAAAATAGGTGATTTAAAAAAATATGGTCTTACGGTTTTGAATAAAAAATCGAATAATTATTTCGATTGTTTTCGTAAACGTGTGATATTTCCAATACATAATCTATCAGGAATGGTTATAGGATTTGGTGGAAGAACGATTGAGAGTAGTAGTAATAATAATAATAGTAGGAGGAGGAAGAGGAATATAATAAGTTCTTCTTTCCGATCTATTATAAAATATTTAAATTCATCTGAAAGTAATTTATTTCAAAAAAGCAAAATTTTATATGGCTTATTACAAGCAAAAACAGCCATTTTAAAAGAAAATTTTTGTTATTTAGTAGAAGGATATACAGATGTCATTTCTTTACATCAATCTGGAATAAAAAATGTTGTTTCCTCTTCTGGAACTGCTATTACTGTTGATCAAATCTTATTGATAAAAAAATTTACGAAAACTATCGTTCTATTTTATGATGGAGATAAATCTGGGATTCAAGCTTCTTTAAGAGGAATAAATATGTTTCTGGAACAAGAAATGAATCTTCGTATATTATTTCTTTCTGATGGAGAAGATCCAGATTCTCTCTCAAAAAAATATTCCTCTTCTCAATTGAAAGATTTTATAGAAAAAAATAGTTATAATTTTGTTTCTTTCAAAAAAAAAGTATATGAAAAATTTCACAAGGATGATCCAATTAAAAAATCATTTTTAGTTATAAATATTTTGAATAGTATTTCAAAAATATCTAATGTGATCCAACAGGAATTATATTTACAAGAAGCTTCAAAAGTATTAGAACTTCGTCAAGAAATTCTAATTTCTGAATTTCAAAGAATAAGAAGTCTTAAAAAGAAAAAGAGAAAATTTTTGAATGAGAAGAAGGTTGTTCTTAGGAGTCCTAAGAACAACCTTCTTCTCATGGAAGAAAAGTTGATTCAGTTTATTTTAAATCATGGAAATCAAATAATAAAAAAAGGAAAACAAGAAATTACAGTGATTGAAGAAATATTGCATATTTTTGAATGCCATGGGTTACGTTTTGCTTTGGATTCTAATCAGAAATTATTTGATAAAATATGCAATAGAAATAATGGAAAATTAAAAATTTCAAAAAAACAGAATAAAAAATCCTGTTATTCATTATCCAAATGGGATAAAAAAGGAATTGAAGTTTCTTCAGAAAAAGAGAACATAGACAAATATCTCACGGACATGTTATTGAGATATCAATTACAATATATTTTGAAATCAATTCAACAAGAAATTATGCATTTTCAAAAAAATATAGAAAGTGATGATGAAAAGAGAAATCATATTATAAAAAAAATAATGCATCTAACAAATAGAAAAAATGAACTGAATAAAAAATTACATAGGTATGTATGA
- the lysS gene encoding lysine--tRNA ligase: MLHLSEQLSEQQIIRRKKLDQLKLLGINPYPSEEYYITTTIVNIQKKFTEKKTISIAGRLIRLRILGKASFGEIQDHTGRIQIYLNKNHFDSEKMGKEDSYNIFLKKLIDIGDIIGVKGFLFKTKMDEITIHVHKLTLLSKSLRPLPQVKVDQNKKIYDAFSNTEQRYRMRYVDLIVNDHVKEIFLKRTRIIREMRNFLDKKGYIEVETPTLQSIPGGAVARPFVTYHNSLGIPLYLRIANELYLKRLIIGGFHGVYEFSKNFRNEGMDRIHNPEFTVLELYVAYKDYYWMMKFTEELIKCIYNKVVQKKDIFIIENKNIDFQKSFPRIPILDAIKTHTGFDLIKMEEKDLRKVCKQLNILNIKENIKMSKAKMIETIFEEKCEKHYIDPTFIIDYPIEMSPLTKKHRYKENLSERFELIINGQEIANAYSELNDPIDQLDRFREQIKFSEKKSTDESMFLDKDFIRALEFGMPPTAGIGIGIDRLVMLLTKQNSIQEVLFFPQMRTEKEGKK; the protein is encoded by the coding sequence ATGCTTCATTTATCAGAACAACTATCAGAACAACAAATTATACGTAGAAAAAAATTAGATCAACTAAAATTGTTAGGGATCAACCCTTATCCATCAGAAGAATATTACATTACAACTACTATTGTTAATATACAAAAAAAATTTACAGAAAAAAAAACTATCAGTATTGCGGGACGTTTAATTCGTTTACGTATTTTAGGAAAAGCTTCTTTTGGAGAGATTCAAGACCATACAGGTCGTATTCAAATTTATTTGAATAAGAATCATTTCGATTCAGAAAAAATGGGGAAAGAGGATTCTTACAATATTTTTTTAAAAAAACTTATAGATATAGGAGATATTATTGGAGTAAAAGGTTTTTTATTTAAAACAAAAATGGATGAAATAACAATCCATGTTCATAAATTAACTTTATTATCTAAATCTTTGCGTCCATTACCACAAGTTAAAGTCGATCAGAACAAAAAAATATATGATGCTTTTTCCAATACGGAACAACGTTATCGTATGCGTTATGTCGATCTTATTGTAAATGATCATGTAAAAGAAATTTTTTTAAAAAGAACTCGTATTATACGGGAAATGAGGAATTTTTTAGACAAGAAAGGATATATAGAAGTGGAAACTCCTACTTTACAATCCATTCCTGGAGGAGCTGTGGCTCGTCCTTTTGTAACCTATCATAATTCACTTGGAATTCCATTGTATTTACGTATTGCTAATGAACTTTATTTGAAAAGACTTATAATTGGTGGATTTCACGGAGTCTATGAATTTTCTAAAAATTTTAGGAATGAGGGGATGGATAGAATTCATAATCCAGAATTTACTGTGTTAGAGCTTTATGTTGCTTATAAAGATTATTACTGGATGATGAAATTTACAGAAGAACTGATAAAGTGTATTTACAATAAAGTAGTTCAAAAAAAAGATATTTTTATTATAGAAAACAAAAATATTGATTTTCAAAAATCATTTCCAAGAATTCCTATATTAGACGCTATTAAAACACATACGGGATTTGATCTTATAAAAATGGAAGAGAAGGACTTAAGAAAAGTTTGTAAACAGTTGAATATTCTAAATATAAAAGAGAATATAAAAATGAGTAAAGCAAAAATGATTGAAACTATTTTTGAAGAAAAATGTGAGAAACATTACATAGATCCTACTTTTATTATAGATTATCCTATAGAAATGAGTCCTTTAACTAAAAAACATCGTTATAAAGAAAATTTATCAGAACGTTTTGAACTTATTATTAATGGACAAGAAATTGCTAATGCCTATTCAGAACTGAATGATCCCATAGATCAACTGGATCGTTTTCGAGAACAAATCAAATTTTCAGAAAAAAAAAGTACAGATGAATCTATGTTTCTTGATAAAGATTTTATACGTGCTTTAGAATTTGGAATGCCTCCCACTGCAGGAATTGGAATTGGGATAGATAGATTGGTCATGTTACTCACCAAACAAAATTCGATTCAAGAAGTATTATTTTTTCCGCAAATGCGGACAGAAAAAGAAGGAAAAAAGTAA
- a CDS encoding amidohydrolase family protein, protein MNPKKIFLEKIKQKGGWVNAHAHLDRAYTLTKKNFQYSYSSLEKKWYLVDEIKRLATEEDIYIRMEKALEYFLRQGTQALCTFIDVDEIIEDRALKAAKKLKNNYGNSIRILFANQVLKGVLNKKSKYWFDKSIEFVDIIGGLPAKDSGREDEHLDILLNTAKKNGKLVHVHVDQFNTDKEKETEKLAKKTIEHGMQGKVVAIHSISLAAHTRKYRYEIYKLMKKANLMVISCPIAWIDHTRSERLTPSHNSITPVDEMVPEGIIVAFGTDNICDIYKPFSDGNLWIELRVMLEACHYYDIDHLIQIATENGLRVLGLLPK, encoded by the coding sequence ATGAACCCTAAAAAAATATTTCTAGAAAAAATAAAACAAAAAGGAGGATGGGTCAATGCTCATGCTCATTTAGATAGAGCTTATACTTTAACAAAAAAAAATTTTCAATACTCTTATTCTTCTCTTGAGAAAAAATGGTATTTGGTTGATGAAATAAAACGTTTAGCAACAGAAGAAGACATTTATATTCGTATGGAAAAAGCTTTGGAATACTTTTTAAGACAAGGAACACAAGCTTTGTGTACTTTCATTGATGTCGATGAAATTATTGAAGACCGCGCCTTAAAAGCCGCAAAAAAGTTGAAAAATAATTATGGGAATTCTATCCGTATTCTTTTTGCAAATCAAGTTCTTAAAGGAGTTTTGAATAAAAAATCTAAATATTGGTTTGATAAATCAATAGAATTTGTGGATATCATTGGGGGATTACCTGCTAAAGATTCTGGGAGAGAAGATGAACATCTTGATATTTTACTTAATACAGCTAAAAAAAATGGAAAGTTAGTTCATGTTCATGTAGATCAATTTAATACGGATAAAGAAAAAGAAACTGAAAAACTTGCAAAAAAAACTATTGAACATGGAATGCAAGGAAAAGTAGTGGCTATTCATAGTATTTCTTTAGCAGCGCATACTAGAAAATATCGTTATGAAATATACAAATTAATGAAAAAAGCGAATTTAATGGTAATCTCTTGTCCTATTGCTTGGATAGATCACACTAGAAGTGAACGTTTGACTCCAAGTCATAATTCTATCACTCCAGTAGATGAAATGGTTCCTGAAGGAATCATAGTTGCTTTTGGAACAGATAATATCTGTGATATATACAAACCCTTTTCTGATGGAAATCTTTGGATAGAATTACGTGTGATGTTAGAAGCTTGTCATTATTATGATATAGATCATTTGATTCAAATCGCTACAGAAAACGGATTAAGAGTATTAGGACTCCTTCCTAAATAA
- the rpe gene encoding ribulose-phosphate 3-epimerase — MKKIIAPSLFSADLAFLYRDIEMLNKSEADWFHIDIMDSSFVSNISFGALFIKYVKKYASKPIDVHLMILHPERYIEQFKECGADHLHVHYEACIHLNRTIFSIKEYGMKVGVAVNPHTPVFLLQDIIKDIDFVLIMSVNPGFSGQKFISQTYQKLKDTKDLILKKDSSALIEVDGGVNLENASLLFKNGADILVAGTTIFSNSNPKKIIHKMKLEINK; from the coding sequence ATGAAAAAAATTATAGCTCCATCTCTATTTTCAGCAGATTTAGCTTTTTTATATCGTGATATAGAAATGTTGAATAAAAGTGAAGCGGATTGGTTCCATATTGACATTATGGATTCTTCTTTTGTTTCTAATATCTCTTTTGGAGCATTATTTATAAAATATGTCAAAAAATATGCATCCAAACCTATAGATGTCCATTTAATGATTCTACACCCGGAACGGTATATAGAACAATTTAAAGAATGTGGAGCAGATCATTTACATGTTCATTACGAAGCTTGTATTCACTTAAATAGAACTATTTTTTCTATTAAGGAATATGGGATGAAGGTCGGAGTAGCAGTCAATCCACATACTCCAGTTTTTCTTTTGCAAGATATCATTAAAGATATAGATTTTGTTTTGATAATGAGCGTAAATCCTGGGTTTAGCGGACAAAAATTTATTAGTCAAACGTATCAAAAACTAAAAGATACTAAAGACTTAATATTAAAAAAAGACTCTTCTGCATTGATAGAAGTGGATGGAGGAGTCAATTTAGAAAATGCTTCTTTATTATTCAAAAATGGAGCAGATATATTAGTAGCAGGAACTACCATTTTTTCTAATTCTAATCCAAAAAAAATTATTCATAAAATGAAATTAGAAATCAATAAATAA
- a CDS encoding peroxiredoxin translates to MNTLIAKKAPSFTSSAVLNGKDIVHNFTLEQFKGSQYVLLFFYPKDFTFVCPTEIYAFQEKIKEFESRNVQIIAISTDTEQSHWTWLQMPKEKGGILGVTYPIVSDVNKTISHNYGVLSGDWICNHNHEEWKATGELIAYRGLFLIDKEGIIRHLLINDFPLGRNVNEAIRMIDALQYYEKKGEVCPANWTKGKRAIKANHSGIIDYFSSNSK, encoded by the coding sequence ATGAATACATTAATTGCAAAAAAAGCACCTAGTTTTACATCTAGCGCAGTATTGAATGGAAAAGATATTGTCCACAATTTTACTTTAGAACAATTTAAAGGGAGTCAGTACGTTTTACTTTTTTTCTACCCAAAAGATTTTACTTTTGTTTGTCCTACAGAAATCTATGCATTTCAAGAAAAAATCAAGGAATTTGAATCAAGAAATGTACAAATTATTGCGATTTCTACGGATACAGAACAATCTCATTGGACTTGGTTGCAAATGCCAAAAGAAAAAGGAGGAATATTAGGGGTTACTTATCCTATTGTTTCTGATGTAAATAAAACTATTTCCCATAATTATGGAGTTTTATCTGGAGATTGGATTTGCAATCATAATCATGAGGAATGGAAAGCAACGGGAGAACTTATTGCTTATAGAGGATTGTTTTTAATAGACAAAGAAGGAATTATACGACATCTTTTAATTAATGACTTTCCTTTAGGAAGAAATGTCAATGAAGCAATTCGTATGATAGATGCACTTCAGTATTATGAAAAAAAAGGAGAAGTATGTCCAGCAAATTGGACAAAAGGAAAACGTGCTATCAAAGCTAATCATAGTGGAATTATAGATTATTTTTCCTCAAACTCAAAATGA
- a CDS encoding enoyl-ACP reductase FabI: protein MSYNLLKGKKGIIFGALDENSIAWKVAERAYEEKASFVLTNTPSSLRMGKIHILSHKTESMVIPADATSVRDLNILFDKTLDHFGGGIDFILHSIAMSINIRKGCHYTSLNYEFLKKGWDISAVSYHKIMQIAWDKNAMNEWGSIVALTYIASQKSIPYYEDMSDYKAYLESITRNFGYHWGTKKKVRVNTVSQSPSFTKAAKSIKGFNQFFLFSEKMSPLGNASAQDCANYIITLFSDLTRKVTMQNLYHDGGFSNTGISEIMISQLNNK from the coding sequence ATGTCTTACAATCTATTGAAGGGAAAAAAAGGAATTATATTTGGGGCTTTGGATGAAAATTCTATTGCTTGGAAAGTAGCAGAACGTGCTTATGAGGAAAAAGCGTCTTTTGTATTAACCAATACTCCTTCTTCTTTAAGAATGGGAAAAATTCATATTTTATCTCATAAAACAGAATCTATGGTAATTCCAGCTGATGCTACTTCTGTTAGAGATCTGAATATTCTTTTTGATAAGACATTGGATCATTTTGGAGGAGGAATAGATTTTATTTTACATTCCATTGCTATGTCCATAAATATTAGAAAAGGATGCCATTATACATCTCTTAATTATGAATTCTTAAAGAAGGGATGGGATATCTCTGCAGTATCTTATCATAAGATCATGCAAATTGCTTGGGATAAAAACGCCATGAATGAATGGGGTTCTATTGTTGCTCTGACATACATAGCCTCTCAAAAAAGTATTCCATATTATGAAGATATGTCTGATTATAAGGCATATTTAGAAAGTATTACACGTAATTTTGGTTATCATTGGGGAACCAAAAAAAAGGTAAGAGTAAATACCGTTTCACAATCTCCTAGTTTTACAAAAGCAGCAAAATCAATTAAAGGATTCAACCAATTTTTTCTTTTTTCTGAGAAAATGTCTCCTTTAGGAAACGCTTCTGCACAAGATTGTGCAAATTACATTATTACACTTTTTTCTGATTTGACAAGAAAAGTAACAATGCAAAATCTGTATCATGATGGAGGTTTTTCTAATACAGGAATTAGTGAAATTATGATTTCACAATTAAATAATAAATAA
- the lipB gene encoding lipoyl(octanoyl) transferase LipB: MKKKILFEDLGKKGYKETWDYQKFLFDDLIQKKIKFSKKSPQIHVGYLLFVEHPHVYTIGKNGKKDKHLLVSSDFLKKINATFYQTDRGGDITYHGPGQLVGYPILNMDYFFTDIHKYLRFLEEVILHFLLKNYGIKGIREEGKTGVWLEEKNGKSRKICAIGIRISRWVTMHGFALNINTDLRYFNYIIPCGIKNKEVTSLKKELKNNHHISFSEVKLLVKKSFQEIFQVEFIS; this comes from the coding sequence ATGAAAAAGAAAATCCTATTCGAAGATTTAGGAAAAAAAGGATATAAAGAAACTTGGGATTATCAAAAATTTTTATTTGATGATCTCATACAAAAAAAAATAAAATTTTCTAAAAAGTCTCCACAAATTCATGTCGGATATTTGTTATTTGTGGAACATCCACATGTATATACTATAGGTAAAAATGGAAAAAAAGATAAACATTTATTAGTCTCATCAGATTTTTTAAAAAAAATAAATGCCACATTTTATCAAACAGATAGGGGAGGAGATATTACTTACCATGGTCCCGGACAGTTAGTCGGATATCCTATTTTAAATATGGATTATTTTTTCACAGATATTCATAAATATTTACGTTTTTTAGAAGAAGTAATTCTTCATTTTTTACTAAAAAATTATGGAATAAAAGGGATAAGAGAAGAAGGAAAAACGGGAGTTTGGTTAGAAGAAAAAAACGGAAAATCAAGAAAAATATGTGCGATAGGAATTAGAATCAGTCGTTGGGTAACAATGCATGGATTTGCTTTGAATATAAATACAGATTTACGGTATTTTAATTATATCATTCCTTGTGGAATTAAGAATAAAGAAGTGACTTCTTTAAAAAAAGAATTAAAAAATAATCATCACATTTCTTTTTCAGAAGTGAAGCTTTTAGTCAAAAAATCTTTTCAAGAAATTTTTCAGGTAGAATTCATTTCATGA